A window of Argopecten irradians isolate NY chromosome 14, Ai_NY, whole genome shotgun sequence contains these coding sequences:
- the LOC138308348 gene encoding pantothenate kinase 3-like, with product MNGDIDPENSSSAMDYDILSPRCCARPPMPWFGMDIGGTLTKLIYFEPKDKTAQEAEDEKETIKVIHSYLIGNVAYGKTGIRDTHLEMCNQTIGGRTGSLHFIRFPTSEMSAFIDLAKAKNFSSLATGICATGGGAYKFEKEFKQRVNLSMYKFDELDCLIKGIHYIDRHNLSECYYWKNPGDQESCEKVPFDFHDPYPYLVVNVGSGVSILAVRAYNDYKRVSGTSLGGGTFFGLCCLLTNCETFEEAVALASKGDSTKVDKRVKDIYGGDYDRFHLPGDIVASSFGQMHIKERREQSTREDLARATLTTITNNIGSIARMCAVTEKIERVVFVGNFLRVNTISMKLLAYAMEFWSDGAMKALFLEHEGYFGAMGCMMEYVATTSREAFPYPHPDTDNLNGHRPDCTGADRPKTNHRDQDHTHTNGLG from the exons ATGAATGGCGACATTGATCCCGAGAATTCAAGCTCGGCAATGGATTACGACATCCTTAGTCCTCGATGTTGTGCAAGACCAC CAATGCCATGGTTTGGGATGGATATAGGAGGCACCTTAACAAAACTGATCTATTTTGAACCAAAAGACAAAACAGCACAAGAAGCTGAGGATGAAAAAGAAACCATCAAAGTGATCCATAGCTATTTAATAGGAAATGTTGCCTATGGAAAAACAGGGATCCGAGACACACATTTAGAGATGTGTAACCAAACAATAGGGGGAAGGACTGGTAGTCTGCATTTTATACGATTTCCCACCAGTGAAATGTCGGCTTTTATTGACTTGGCTAAGGCCAAAAACTTCTCCAGTCTAGCTACAGGGATATGTGCCACAGGAGGGGGCGCCTATAAGTTTGAGAAAGAATTTAAACAG CGTGTCAACCTTAGTATGTACAAGTTTGACGAGCTAGATTGTTTAATAAAAGGAATACACTATATCGACCGACACAACCTAAGCGAATGCTACTATTGGAAAAACCCAGGAGACCAGGAGTCGTGCGAGAAAGTTCCATTTGACTTCCATGACCCGTATCCTTATTTGGTGGTCAACGTAGGGTCAGGGGTCAGTATACTGGCTGTCCGTGCTTATAATGACTATAAGCGTGTAAGTGGTACGAG CCTCGGTGGCGGGACATTCTTCGGTTTGTGTTGTCTATTAACCAATTGTGAAACTTTTGAAGAAGCTGTTGCTTTAGCCTCTAAAGGAGACAGTACAAAAGTCGATAAACGGGTCAAAGATATATATGGAGGAGACTACGATCGCTTTCATTTGCCGGGAGATATTGTTGCTAGCAG TTTTGGCCAAATGCATATTAAAGAGAGGAGGGAACAATCAACGAGAGAAGACTTGGCAAGAGCAACCCTGACAACGATAACAAACAACATTGGCTCTATAGCGAGAATGTGTGCTGTAACCGAG AAAATTGAGCGTGTAGTGTTTGTTGGGAACTTTTTACGGGTAAATACAATTTCCATGAAGTTACTTGCGTATGCCATGGAGTTTTGGTCCGACGGTGCTATGAAAGCTTTATTCCTGGAACATGAG GGATATTTTGGTGCTATGGGCTGTATGATGGAGTATGTTGCCACGACGTCCAGGGAGGCCTTTCCTTACCCACATCCTGATACGGACAACCTTAACGGACATCGACCAGACTGCACGGGTGCTGACCGGCCCAAAACTAACCACAGGGACCAGGACcatacacatacaaatggaCTAGGATGA